In the Muricauda sp. MAR_2010_75 genome, one interval contains:
- the yidD gene encoding membrane protein insertion efficiency factor YidD: MTLKKILIAPFVFLVRGYQLLISPYLPATCRYTPTCSAYTLEALKKHGLFKGGWLSIKRIVSCNPWGGSGYDPVP; the protein is encoded by the coding sequence ATGACATTAAAAAAGATTCTAATTGCCCCTTTTGTATTCTTGGTCAGAGGGTACCAACTGCTTATCTCCCCTTATCTTCCGGCTACCTGCAGATATACCCCTACGTGCTCAGCCTATACTTTGGAAGCTTTAAAAAAGCATGGTCTTTTTAAAGGAGGCTGGCTTTCCATAAAACGAATTGTAAGTTGTAATCCTTGGGGTGGTAGTGGGTATGATCCTGTGCCTTAA
- a CDS encoding GNAT family N-acetyltransferase codes for MPKYLLENQSSERLLFRKISSSDFEDWLPFYHNPKSTQFWEGLPSDPVEACQIQFNRIFERYENDLGGMNALILKETNELVGICGLLVQVVDDVEELEIGYSVLPKFWLQGFAIEAAQKCKDFAFANDFSDSLISIVHVDNVPSQKVALKNGMHLDKTTTYKDNPVHIFRVTKG; via the coding sequence ATGCCAAAATATCTATTGGAAAACCAAAGTTCGGAACGTTTGCTGTTCCGAAAGATATCATCTTCGGATTTTGAGGATTGGCTCCCCTTTTACCATAACCCCAAATCAACCCAATTTTGGGAAGGGCTCCCCTCCGACCCTGTTGAAGCGTGCCAAATCCAATTTAACCGAATCTTTGAACGCTACGAGAACGATTTGGGCGGCATGAACGCCTTGATTTTGAAAGAAACAAATGAGCTGGTTGGCATTTGTGGCCTTTTGGTGCAGGTGGTTGATGATGTGGAAGAGCTGGAAATAGGCTACTCGGTGTTACCTAAATTTTGGCTTCAGGGTTTTGCCATTGAAGCCGCCCAAAAATGCAAGGATTTTGCCTTTGCCAATGACTTTTCAGATTCCTTGATCTCCATTGTCCATGTGGACAATGTTCCCTCCCAAAAAGTGGCTTTAAAAAATGGGATGCATTTGGATAAAACCACTACGTACAAGGATAATCCCGTCCATATTTTTAGAGTTACCAAAGGATAA
- a CDS encoding T9SS type B sorting domain-containing protein: protein MRALFSAICLLLFSFAASAQNSPDCRTAIPVCADAPILGTTDGSGDIDDFDPEVITQTGCLEKGSNSSANIENNTEWYVFRAGTDGQIGFDIEALPGPTGIITAEWDFALYGPFDETSGQTFCTIIGDGSAQPIRCNYETNDTNFTGIGVNPVDGREGAPFVKQSQNTYDEWLDVTAGEIYYLYINNYNTNFDGDPESFELTFTGSSVDADQDNALDCTLRDEFLGLDIVACEGDPDIVLSALNSPAGPNISNITWTLDRDDDGTIDEILATGATETEYTVTSPNSGRYFVSIENNVGQIYSDDILITFHGEPVLEDIVITDLETSNQSDPYSVEFIVEGNSDYEYAINGGEFQDDPVFPDVPPGMNEVTVNDKNGCGTLISQFLVVGYPKFFTPNGDGLHDNWNVFGIERLTDPVIYIFDRYGKLLKELDPSLGWDGTFNGRDLPSSDYWFRLDYDRDDSGVIVARSVRRHFSLVR, encoded by the coding sequence ATGAGAGCTCTATTTAGCGCTATCTGTTTATTGCTATTCTCCTTTGCAGCCAGCGCCCAAAACTCCCCAGATTGTAGAACAGCCATACCTGTTTGTGCAGACGCCCCTATTTTGGGGACTACGGATGGAAGCGGTGATATTGATGATTTTGACCCAGAAGTGATTACCCAGACCGGTTGTTTGGAAAAAGGGAGCAATAGTTCGGCGAATATAGAAAACAATACAGAATGGTACGTTTTCAGAGCCGGAACGGATGGGCAGATAGGTTTTGATATTGAGGCGCTCCCAGGCCCTACCGGAATTATAACTGCTGAATGGGATTTTGCGTTGTACGGACCTTTTGATGAGACCTCGGGACAGACCTTTTGTACCATTATTGGGGATGGAAGCGCCCAACCCATTCGATGCAACTATGAAACCAACGATACCAATTTTACCGGAATAGGGGTAAATCCTGTGGATGGAAGGGAAGGGGCCCCTTTTGTAAAGCAAAGCCAGAATACCTACGATGAATGGTTGGATGTAACCGCTGGTGAAATCTATTATCTCTATATCAACAACTACAACACCAATTTTGATGGAGACCCAGAATCGTTTGAGTTGACCTTTACCGGAAGCTCTGTTGATGCCGATCAAGACAATGCGTTGGACTGTACCCTTCGCGATGAATTTTTGGGATTGGATATTGTGGCCTGTGAAGGTGATCCCGATATTGTGCTCAGTGCATTGAATTCGCCGGCAGGGCCCAATATTTCCAATATTACCTGGACTTTGGACAGGGATGATGACGGTACCATTGACGAAATTTTAGCCACTGGCGCCACTGAGACCGAATATACAGTCACCAGTCCAAACTCTGGTCGTTATTTTGTTTCCATTGAAAACAATGTAGGGCAAATTTATTCTGATGATATTCTCATCACTTTCCACGGAGAACCCGTTTTGGAAGATATCGTGATAACAGACCTTGAAACCAGCAATCAATCCGACCCCTATAGTGTTGAATTTATAGTGGAAGGCAATAGTGATTATGAGTATGCCATCAATGGGGGAGAGTTTCAGGATGATCCCGTATTTCCAGATGTGCCACCGGGCATGAATGAGGTCACTGTTAACGATAAAAATGGATGCGGGACCCTGATCAGTCAGTTTTTGGTGGTGGGCTACCCTAAATTCTTTACACCCAATGGCGATGGACTACACGACAACTGGAATGTTTTTGGTATAGAAAGGCTCACGGACCCTGTTATCTATATTTTTGATCGTTACGGTAAATTGTTAAAAGAACTAGATCCCAGTCTTGGATGGGACGGTACTTTTAATGGCAGGGATTTACCTTCTTCCGACTATTGGTTCCGGTTGGATTATGATCGTGATGACAGCGGTGTGATAGTGGCGCGTTCTGTGCGCAGGCACTTTTCTTTAGTGCGATAA
- the cysS gene encoding cysteine--tRNA ligase: MQLYKDQTLRVHNSLTGKKEVFQPINEGHIGMYVCGPTVYSNVHLGNCRTFMSFDMIFRYFKHLGYKVRYVRNITDAGHLENDADDGEDKIAKKAKLEQIEPMEVVQRYTVDFHNTLQQFNLLPPSIEPTATGHIIEQIEIIKEILEKGYAYEANGSVYFDVIKFNKDHEYGKLSGRKLEDMIANTRELTAQDEKRNPQDFALWKKAEPQHIMRWPSPWGDGFPGWHLECTAMSTKYLGETFDIHGGGMDLKFPHHECEIAQAEASTGKSPVKYWLHANMLTLNGKKMSKSTGNNIYPSEIISGNNDILSKAYSPAVIRFFMMQAHYTSILDLSDEALQASEKGYNRLMEAMGSLGSLKSGSKSDFEVATWKQKCYDAMNDDFNTPILIAHLFDAVKHINLIKEGKENITEEDKTELENTLKGFVYEVLGIESQSMAKDDSNALTGVMELLIQLRNEARANKDFATSDKIRDELTALGIQLKDGKDGTTFSIN; the protein is encoded by the coding sequence ATGCAACTTTACAAGGACCAAACCCTTAGAGTACACAATTCACTTACAGGAAAAAAAGAGGTTTTTCAACCCATAAATGAAGGCCATATTGGCATGTATGTCTGTGGACCAACGGTGTACAGCAATGTGCATTTAGGGAACTGCCGTACGTTTATGTCTTTCGATATGATTTTCAGGTACTTTAAGCATTTGGGCTACAAAGTGCGTTATGTCCGCAACATTACTGATGCCGGGCATTTGGAAAATGATGCGGATGATGGCGAGGATAAAATCGCCAAAAAAGCAAAACTGGAACAGATTGAACCCATGGAAGTGGTGCAACGCTACACCGTGGATTTTCACAATACCCTACAACAGTTCAACTTATTACCTCCCAGTATTGAGCCTACCGCAACGGGACATATTATTGAGCAGATAGAGATCATCAAGGAAATTCTTGAAAAAGGATATGCATATGAAGCCAATGGTTCTGTCTATTTTGATGTGATCAAATTCAACAAGGACCATGAATACGGTAAACTCAGCGGAAGAAAGTTGGAGGATATGATCGCCAACACCCGTGAGCTTACCGCACAGGATGAAAAACGCAATCCGCAGGATTTTGCACTTTGGAAAAAGGCAGAACCCCAGCATATTATGCGCTGGCCGTCTCCTTGGGGCGATGGTTTCCCTGGATGGCATTTGGAGTGCACAGCCATGAGCACCAAGTATTTGGGAGAAACTTTTGACATCCACGGTGGTGGAATGGACCTTAAATTTCCGCACCACGAATGCGAAATCGCACAAGCCGAGGCCAGTACAGGAAAATCCCCCGTAAAGTATTGGTTGCATGCCAATATGCTGACCTTGAACGGAAAGAAAATGTCCAAATCCACGGGAAATAATATTTATCCATCAGAAATCATCAGTGGTAACAATGATATTTTGAGCAAAGCGTACTCACCCGCTGTAATTCGATTTTTTATGATGCAGGCCCATTACACCAGCATTTTGGACTTGAGTGATGAAGCATTGCAAGCCTCCGAAAAGGGATATAATCGTTTGATGGAAGCCATGGGCAGTCTTGGTTCACTCAAATCAGGCTCAAAATCTGATTTTGAAGTTGCCACATGGAAGCAGAAATGCTACGACGCCATGAACGATGATTTTAACACGCCCATTCTCATTGCACACCTTTTTGATGCCGTAAAGCACATCAATTTGATAAAGGAAGGAAAGGAGAATATCACAGAGGAGGACAAAACGGAGTTGGAAAACACTCTTAAAGGATTTGTTTATGAGGTTTTGGGCATTGAAAGCCAATCCATGGCCAAAGACGACTCCAATGCGTTGACAGGGGTTATGGAACTCTTGATCCAATTGCGCAACGAAGCACGGGCCAATAAGGATTTTGCCACTTCAGATAAGATTCGGGACGAGCTTACTGCTCTGGGAATTCAACTCAAAGATGGTAAGGACGGAACTACGTTCAGTATAAATTAA
- the folE gene encoding GTP cyclohydrolase I FolE: MKLEQALEEQYEERGNDHVGSSTETPIRDDAFVLSDEEKIERIQKNVREIMLTLGLDLDDDSLAGTPKRVAKMYVKEVFGGLHPKRKPESSTFQNKYKYGEMLVEKNIVLYSTCEHHLLPIIGRAHIAYISNGTVVGLSKMNRVVDYYAKRPQVQERLNIQIVKELQQVLGTEDVACVIDAKHLCVNSRGIRDIESSTVTAEYGGKFKDEAIRREFLDYINLDTDF; this comes from the coding sequence ATGAAATTAGAGCAGGCTTTGGAAGAACAGTATGAGGAAAGGGGCAACGACCATGTTGGCTCTTCAACGGAGACTCCAATCAGGGATGATGCTTTTGTATTGAGCGATGAGGAAAAAATCGAAAGAATACAGAAAAATGTCCGTGAAATCATGTTGACTTTAGGACTTGATTTGGACGACGACAGTCTTGCGGGCACCCCAAAAAGGGTGGCCAAAATGTATGTGAAAGAGGTGTTCGGCGGATTGCACCCAAAGCGCAAACCTGAATCGTCCACTTTTCAAAACAAATACAAGTACGGTGAAATGTTGGTGGAAAAGAACATTGTGCTTTACTCCACTTGCGAGCACCACTTGTTGCCCATCATTGGTAGGGCCCATATTGCCTATATTTCCAATGGTACCGTGGTTGGTTTGTCGAAAATGAATCGCGTGGTGGATTACTATGCCAAACGTCCACAGGTTCAGGAACGATTGAATATACAAATTGTAAAAGAACTCCAGCAGGTTCTGGGAACCGAAGATGTGGCCTGTGTCATAGATGCTAAACATTTATGTGTGAATTCCCGAGGCATTCGCGATATTGAAAGCAGCACCGTTACCGCAGAATATGGTGGTAAATTCAAGGATGAAGCCATACGAAGGGAATTTTTGGACTACATCAATCTGGATACCGACTTTTAA
- a CDS encoding ATP-binding cassette domain-containing protein has product MSQPKNYAILTNNTSRTKELVAKLLGNTAINQLESLKNMRGLLFSRSEIERFMDEEERHDIKILTKDTDQSLKTMSSGEQKKALLSHLLKQEPDFLVLVNPFDNLDVDTQANLKERLCTISTSRTLVQLVSRLVDILPVTTDFFSLNGSELEKYPSPEAFWEANKRNAHQFTGTIPAPINPIKVENTELVNFTNVSVSFDGRQVLKNINWSVKRGEFWQLIGPNGSGKTTMLSMITGDSHKGYGQNLTLFGQKKGSGESVWDLKQKIGYFTPSVTDKFRGYHSLENMIISGLHDSIGLYVLPTETEKRLAGQWLKLLGLYDKRDTHFRELTPGEKRLVMTSRAMVKHPPLLILDEPTAGLDDKSAALFVALVNKIAKESDSAILFVSHRKEPYLDPQFIFELLPSPEGSVGKQTSH; this is encoded by the coding sequence ATGAGCCAACCGAAAAACTACGCAATTCTTACCAACAACACATCGCGGACCAAGGAATTGGTCGCCAAATTGCTGGGCAACACCGCCATAAACCAACTGGAGTCCCTAAAAAATATGAGAGGGCTTCTTTTTTCCAGATCTGAAATAGAGCGGTTTATGGATGAGGAAGAGCGTCACGATATTAAAATCCTGACTAAGGACACCGACCAATCCTTAAAAACAATGAGCAGTGGTGAACAGAAAAAAGCCCTGTTGAGCCATTTGTTGAAGCAAGAACCTGATTTTTTGGTGCTCGTCAACCCGTTTGATAATTTGGATGTGGACACACAGGCCAATTTAAAGGAACGGTTGTGCACCATTTCAACTTCAAGGACTTTGGTACAATTGGTCAGCCGATTGGTTGACATTCTTCCTGTAACCACCGATTTTTTCTCGCTGAATGGTAGTGAATTGGAAAAATATCCGTCCCCAGAGGCTTTTTGGGAAGCAAACAAACGGAATGCACATCAATTTACGGGAACAATCCCCGCTCCCATCAATCCCATTAAAGTAGAAAATACTGAATTGGTCAATTTCACCAATGTTTCCGTGAGTTTTGATGGTCGTCAAGTCTTGAAGAACATCAATTGGTCTGTAAAGCGGGGCGAGTTTTGGCAATTGATTGGCCCCAACGGTAGTGGAAAAACCACAATGTTGTCCATGATCACGGGGGATAGCCATAAAGGTTATGGACAAAACCTGACCTTATTTGGTCAAAAGAAAGGCAGTGGTGAAAGCGTATGGGACCTAAAGCAAAAGATTGGCTACTTTACCCCTTCGGTGACCGATAAGTTTAGAGGATACCACAGTTTGGAGAACATGATCATATCGGGCCTACATGATTCCATTGGTTTGTACGTTCTCCCAACCGAAACGGAAAAACGACTTGCCGGACAATGGTTAAAATTATTGGGACTTTACGATAAACGAGATACACATTTCCGTGAGCTTACCCCAGGTGAAAAACGATTGGTCATGACCTCCAGGGCCATGGTGAAACATCCTCCACTTCTTATTTTGGACGAACCCACCGCTGGTCTGGATGATAAAAGCGCAGCTTTGTTCGTAGCCTTGGTGAACAAAATTGCAAAGGAAAGTGATTCGGCCATCTTATTTGTTTCCCACAGAAAGGAACCTTATCTTGATCCCCAATTTATTTTTGAACTTCTTCCTTCACCCGAAGGGTCTGTTGGCAAACAAACTTCGCATTGA
- the lgt gene encoding prolipoprotein diacylglyceryl transferase encodes MYFLGFNWNPEGTLFKLGFIQIKYYNLLWIAAFVVGWFIMKRIFQNEKKSMEKLDSLFIYTVVSIMLGARLGHVFFYDWDYYKNHLAEILLPIRENANESLFGIINGYEFTGFTGLASHGATIAAILGVWLYTRKWKDINMLWLLDRLVIPSAIGACFVRLGNFFNSEINGKVVDESFFMATRFIRDSDDMPAYKAMGYTNEQSANAAYKAIEHNPDFANILESIPFRHPAQLYEAICYVFVFIALYLLYWKTDKKDKTGYLFGLFMVLLFVVRFIVEFFKKSQGGFEESLGLLSTGQWLSIPMIIIGLYFMFRPIQSKA; translated from the coding sequence ATGTATTTCCTAGGCTTTAACTGGAACCCCGAAGGCACCCTATTCAAACTGGGTTTTATTCAGATAAAATACTACAATCTACTTTGGATTGCCGCTTTTGTAGTGGGCTGGTTTATTATGAAACGAATCTTCCAGAACGAGAAAAAGTCAATGGAAAAGTTGGACTCCCTCTTCATTTACACCGTGGTTTCCATTATGCTCGGGGCACGTTTGGGGCACGTTTTCTTTTACGACTGGGATTACTACAAAAACCATTTGGCAGAAATTTTGCTGCCCATCAGGGAAAATGCCAATGAATCCTTGTTTGGCATCATAAACGGGTATGAATTTACCGGATTTACCGGATTGGCCAGCCACGGTGCTACCATTGCGGCTATTCTTGGTGTTTGGCTGTATACCCGAAAATGGAAAGATATCAATATGCTTTGGTTGTTGGACCGCTTGGTGATCCCTTCGGCCATTGGAGCTTGTTTTGTTCGATTGGGAAACTTTTTTAATTCAGAAATCAATGGAAAAGTGGTGGACGAGTCCTTCTTTATGGCCACACGATTTATCAGGGATTCCGATGATATGCCTGCCTATAAGGCTATGGGCTATACCAATGAACAAAGTGCCAATGCAGCCTACAAAGCCATTGAGCACAATCCGGATTTTGCCAATATTTTGGAGTCTATTCCTTTTCGGCACCCGGCACAGTTATATGAGGCCATTTGTTATGTTTTTGTCTTCATTGCCCTATACTTGTTGTATTGGAAAACGGATAAAAAAGACAAGACCGGTTATCTTTTCGGCCTGTTTATGGTGCTCCTTTTTGTCGTTCGATTTATTGTGGAATTCTTCAAGAAAAGTCAAGGTGGGTTTGAGGAATCTTTGGGTCTCCTCTCCACTGGACAATGGTTGAGCATTCCCATGATCATTATTGGACTGTACTTCATGTTCAGGCCAATACAATCAAAAGCATAA
- a CDS encoding DUF192 domain-containing protein: protein MRNIFLLVSVSFFVLISCKTESKREIKTETIAFKKEGDLSIFKVGTDSIVSNFDIEIADTDYETQTGLMYRASMEENQGMLFIFPKEAMHSFYMKNTEFPLDIIYIDGNQKIASFQKNAQPYNESSLPSKVPVQYVLEVNAGVSDQLGLQVGDSISFTRN from the coding sequence ATGCGAAACATTTTTCTTCTTGTTTCCGTTTCATTTTTTGTGTTGATTTCGTGCAAAACCGAATCAAAACGTGAAATCAAGACTGAGACCATTGCCTTCAAAAAAGAAGGTGACCTGTCTATTTTTAAAGTAGGTACGGATTCCATCGTATCAAATTTTGATATTGAAATTGCTGATACGGACTATGAAACCCAGACCGGCCTTATGTATCGGGCTTCCATGGAAGAAAATCAGGGTATGTTGTTTATTTTTCCAAAAGAGGCCATGCATTCCTTTTACATGAAAAATACAGAATTTCCGTTGGACATCATTTATATTGATGGCAACCAAAAAATTGCCAGCTTTCAGAAGAATGCCCAACCGTACAATGAAAGTAGCCTACCTTCAAAAGTTCCTGTCCAATACGTCCTCGAGGTCAATGCCGGGGTATCTGACCAATTGGGGCTTCAGGTGGGCGATAGTATTTCCTTTACCCGAAACTAG
- a CDS encoding glycosyltransferase has protein sequence MQKINVKPGAKIEDYKAYGSLYSSVLDFLEQAKKPTKTLKGTTVWMINSTAIGGGVAEMLPSQMRILRELGVSIEWLVIEAKEKAFFDITKRIHNAIHGSGDGIFTEKDRTIFEEVNRQNLSKALELINEGDIVVVHDPQPMPLAAMIKKEKKVSIIWRCHIGLEEDTEVTDAVWNFLKPYTNDYDHFIFSLPSYVPKGLKKKTTIIPPAIDPLSHKNRELQLHKCIGILYQSGVLDDHKAMLYHRYEHKVRKVMPDGTFDFLDADENLDLIYRPIVTEISRWDRLKGFKELMQAFIKMKQDNRKNGDPKSLEYKRIEMTLLVMAGPDPAFVSDDPEGEAVLKELTEAYKAVDDDMKNDIAILLLPLDNPKENALIVNALQRTSSIIVQNSIQEGFGLTATEAMWKRKPVLVSGAAGLKLQVEHNKTGMINEDPTDIESLTKTLTFMLNHPKDRDKWGFNGQLRVIQNFTLFSQLISWLEVLSLNKK, from the coding sequence ATGCAAAAAATCAATGTAAAGCCAGGGGCCAAAATAGAAGATTATAAGGCCTATGGCTCTCTCTATTCTTCCGTTCTGGACTTCTTGGAACAGGCCAAGAAACCAACCAAAACCCTTAAAGGAACAACTGTTTGGATGATCAACTCTACGGCAATTGGCGGTGGGGTTGCCGAAATGCTCCCAAGTCAAATGCGGATTCTGAGAGAACTCGGTGTCTCTATAGAATGGTTGGTCATTGAGGCAAAGGAGAAGGCCTTTTTTGATATCACCAAGCGTATCCACAATGCCATTCATGGCAGTGGTGATGGCATTTTTACTGAGAAAGACCGTACAATATTTGAAGAAGTGAACCGTCAGAACCTTTCAAAGGCACTGGAACTTATCAATGAAGGTGATATTGTGGTGGTACACGACCCCCAGCCCATGCCCTTGGCCGCCATGATCAAAAAAGAAAAAAAAGTTTCCATTATTTGGCGTTGCCATATTGGTCTAGAGGAAGATACCGAAGTAACCGATGCGGTCTGGAATTTTTTAAAACCGTACACCAATGACTACGATCATTTTATCTTTAGTTTGCCTTCATACGTGCCCAAAGGGCTAAAAAAGAAAACTACCATTATCCCTCCTGCCATAGACCCTTTAAGCCATAAGAATAGAGAGTTGCAATTGCACAAATGCATCGGGATTCTTTACCAATCCGGGGTTTTGGATGACCACAAGGCCATGTTGTACCACCGATATGAGCACAAAGTACGGAAAGTTATGCCCGATGGCACTTTTGATTTTCTGGATGCTGATGAAAACCTAGATCTAATCTATCGGCCCATTGTCACAGAAATATCGCGTTGGGACCGCCTTAAAGGTTTTAAGGAACTTATGCAGGCCTTCATTAAAATGAAACAGGATAACCGAAAAAATGGGGATCCCAAGAGTTTGGAATATAAACGCATTGAAATGACCCTTTTGGTCATGGCTGGACCAGATCCTGCATTTGTTTCGGACGATCCAGAAGGTGAAGCGGTATTGAAGGAACTTACAGAGGCCTATAAAGCTGTAGATGATGATATGAAAAATGATATTGCCATCCTACTTCTACCCCTGGACAATCCTAAAGAAAATGCACTGATCGTAAATGCTCTACAAAGGACTTCCAGTATCATTGTTCAGAATTCCATCCAAGAAGGGTTCGGACTTACGGCAACAGAGGCCATGTGGAAGCGAAAACCCGTTTTGGTGTCAGGTGCTGCTGGGCTTAAGTTGCAGGTAGAGCACAATAAAACTGGGATGATCAATGAAGATCCTACTGATATTGAAAGTCTGACCAAAACACTCACCTTTATGCTCAATCACCCAAAAGACAGGGACAAATGGGGGTTTAATGGGCAGTTAAGGGTCATACAAAACTTCACCCTTTTTAGCCAATTGATTTCATGGTTGGAAGTATTGTCCCTTAACAAAAAATAG
- a CDS encoding T9SS type B sorting domain-containing protein, whose protein sequence is MVKSVTGTLLFCLFWQFSHAQVSQECVNAIPICSNTPINGGTNGFGVDDFNGAASSGCLEQTLSGAIESNSAWYRFRTSASGQLGFNIGHNSNEDWDFALYQASDCNNLGEPVRCNFFDNSENKSFIGVGVDPMGDEDSVHYEDWLDVNAGEDYYLFINNFSNANSGFSIQFTGDIWVTNPTDALDCSIINNLLGPPIAACENDTVVLDATTSGAMSYEWYSDTGSGFQLISGATASTYTATNSAQYRVVVTTSIETIISDVQVGFTPVPFTQVMADEVFCHVPDMIFDLGTKDSEALGSQNPDDFVISYHGSQTDANLGINPLQKEYAKSSGQETIYVRTTSLANPNCYDASENFVLDAIETPELTFSEEAVICESMGYVEIGETMPNPAYTYQWSTGEQTPTIMVSNAGEYTVTATNSSSGSSCEVSRTVMVSISTLPSIADVTIDVQDLRTNNTVTIITETDATNLEYRLDDGPYQASNIFEGVSPGDHKVYMRDIYGCGEVEDDIVVVGFLTTFSPNGDVLNESWHIDGLSELNSPIVTIYDRYGKLIKQMTEFDAGWDGSLNGQPLPSTDYWFKLSYVDDNGNRVNAKYLQSHFSLVR, encoded by the coding sequence ATGGTAAAATCGGTTACTGGAACTTTACTCTTTTGCCTTTTCTGGCAATTTTCGCATGCCCAGGTCTCCCAAGAATGCGTCAATGCCATACCTATATGCAGTAATACGCCCATTAACGGAGGAACGAATGGCTTTGGAGTGGATGATTTTAATGGGGCAGCTTCCAGTGGCTGTTTGGAGCAGACCTTGTCCGGAGCCATAGAATCCAACTCTGCCTGGTATAGATTCAGAACTTCAGCCTCAGGTCAATTGGGCTTTAATATTGGGCATAACAGTAATGAAGATTGGGATTTTGCATTATATCAAGCTTCTGATTGCAATAATTTGGGAGAACCCGTCCGCTGTAATTTTTTCGACAATAGCGAAAACAAAAGTTTCATTGGGGTAGGCGTAGACCCAATGGGAGACGAAGATTCGGTACATTACGAGGACTGGCTCGACGTAAACGCCGGAGAGGATTATTATCTCTTCATCAATAATTTTAGCAACGCAAATTCCGGTTTTTCCATTCAATTTACCGGAGATATTTGGGTAACCAACCCTACCGACGCGTTGGACTGTTCAATCATCAATAACCTTTTGGGGCCTCCCATAGCGGCTTGTGAAAACGATACCGTTGTTTTGGATGCCACTACTTCAGGAGCCATGAGCTATGAATGGTATAGTGATACAGGAAGTGGATTCCAACTCATTTCGGGGGCTACAGCATCCACCTATACAGCAACAAATTCGGCACAATATCGCGTGGTGGTCACCACCAGTATAGAGACTATTATTAGTGATGTCCAGGTTGGATTTACCCCTGTGCCTTTTACTCAGGTCATGGCAGATGAGGTGTTTTGCCATGTTCCTGATATGATTTTTGATCTTGGTACCAAAGATTCAGAAGCTTTGGGTTCGCAAAACCCCGATGATTTTGTGATAAGTTACCACGGTTCCCAAACGGATGCTAATTTGGGAATCAATCCCTTGCAAAAAGAATATGCAAAAAGTTCAGGTCAGGAGACAATTTATGTACGAACTACCTCTTTGGCCAATCCAAATTGTTACGATGCTTCTGAAAACTTTGTTTTGGATGCTATTGAGACTCCTGAGCTCACTTTTTCGGAGGAAGCAGTTATTTGTGAAAGCATGGGCTATGTTGAAATTGGGGAAACCATGCCCAATCCGGCCTACACGTATCAGTGGAGCACTGGGGAACAGACCCCAACTATTATGGTCTCCAATGCGGGAGAATACACAGTAACAGCCACAAATTCTTCCAGTGGATCATCCTGTGAGGTGAGCAGAACCGTTATGGTGAGCATATCCACTTTGCCGAGCATAGCCGATGTAACCATAGACGTTCAAGATTTGCGGACCAATAATACAGTTACCATTATTACCGAAACGGATGCCACAAATCTGGAATACCGGTTAGATGATGGTCCCTATCAAGCCAGTAACATTTTTGAAGGTGTCTCCCCGGGCGACCACAAAGTATACATGCGAGATATTTATGGCTGTGGTGAGGTTGAGGACGATATTGTTGTGGTTGGATTTTTGACGACTTTTTCACCAAATGGGGATGTGCTCAACGAAAGCTGGCATATTGATGGATTATCAGAACTCAATTCTCCTATCGTGACCATTTACGATAGGTATGGAAAGTTGATCAAGCAGATGACCGAATTTGATGCTGGATGGGACGGAAGCCTTAATGGCCAACCACTGCCATCTACCGATTATTGGTTTAAATTGTCCTATGTGGATGATAATGGGAATCGGGTCAATGCCAAATACCTTCAGAGTCATTTTTCATTAGTGCGATAG